In Oreochromis niloticus isolate F11D_XX linkage group LG18, O_niloticus_UMD_NMBU, whole genome shotgun sequence, one genomic interval encodes:
- the LOC109195633 gene encoding chemokine XC receptor 1-like — MADNMTSDEVHYLCDTNFPTFTGTLFILIFILSVIGNSLLLCVLFIYEGLKSITNIFILNLACSDLIFTITLPFWAVGHLHHWVFEDFVCKFMTAAFFVGLYSSVILLTAMTVARFIRVVLPNWTSNRARRKKCAIGACVAAWIISISASLSDAVKVQVEHWDNKNYCYNKSDENLGRYLQVSLLFFLPFAIIIFCYSAILKTVLQGLSRKKQKTVAMLLCIVAVFFICWGPYHIMLLIKALNTNKDCNVLKRLEVAYHICEMLAYFHCCMNPLLYMISKKMRKHLLNLMHCENVRRKNRERDTRQDVAFTAQRSPDSPHSQSLN, encoded by the coding sequence ATGGCAGACAACATGACAAGTGATGAAGTCCATTATCTTTGTGACACTAACTTTCCAACTTTTACCGGGACACTCTTCATCTTAATCTTCATCCTCAGTGTCATAGGCAACAGTCTCCTCTTATGTGTTCTTTTCATCTACGAGGGCCTGAAAAGTATCACAAATATTTTCATCCTGAACCTGGCCTGCTCTGATTTGATCTTCACCATCACACTTCCATTCTGGGCTGTTGGTCACCTACACCACTGGGTCTTTGAGGACTTTGTCTGCAAATTCATGACTGCTGCATTCTTTGTTGGTTTGTACAGCAGTGTCATTTTACTGACTGCCATGACAGTTGCCCGTTTCATTAGGGTGGTGCTGCCAAACTGGACAAGTAACCGTGCTAGAAGAAAGAAGTGTGCAATCGGTGCCTGTGTAGCTGCCTGGATCATCAGCATCTCAGCATCCCTGAGTGATGCTGTGAAAGTACAGGTTGAACACTGGGATAATAAAAACTATTGCTACAATAAATCTGATGAAAACCTTGGACGTTATCTCCAAGTGTCACTGCTATTCTTCCTCCCGTTTGCCATCATTATTTTCTGCTATTCTGCCATCCTCAAGACGGTTTTGCAAGGTTTAAGTAGAAAGAAGCAAAAGACTGTAGCTATGCTGTTGTGTATTGTTGCAGTCTTTTTCATTTGTTGGGGGCCATACCATATTATGCTTTTAATCAAGGCTCTCAATACAAACAAAGATTGTAATGTACTGAAACGGTTAGAAGTTGCCTACCATATTTGTGAAATGCTTGCCTATTTTCACTGCTGTATGAACCCACTGCTATATATGATCTCAAAGAAGATGCGAAAGCATCTGTTGAATCTTATGCACTGTGAAAATGTGCGCAGgaagaacagagagagagacaccaGGCAGGATGTGGCTTTCACTGCCCAGAGATCTCCTGACAGTCCACATAGTCAGTCATTAAATTAA
- the LOC100708501 gene encoding chemokine XC receptor 1, whose amino-acid sequence MANFTSTYDNVSDGAAYLCDTNVPTITGPLFILVFILSITCNSLLLCVVFIYENLKSITNIFILNLVCSDLIFTITLPFWAVDHLHHWVFKGFVCKFVTAAFFVGLYSSVILLTAMTVDRFITVQLHNWPISYARMKRCAIGACIAAWVISISASLSDAMKVKVENWYGKNYCYYESEEKLGRYLQVSLLFFLPFAIIIFCYSAILKTVLQGLNRKKFRTVAVLLCIVAVFFICWGPYHIVLLIKSLNTNKDCNVLKRLEVAYHICEMLAYSHCCMNPLLYMLSQKFQKHLLNLLRCEKVNRKKRERSTSLNTSQHFTLQSSAV is encoded by the coding sequence ATGGCGAACTTCACATCCACTTATGACAATGTGAGTGATGGTGCTGCATACCTTTGTGATACTAATGTTCCCACCATCACTGGTCCCCTTTTCATCCTGGTCTTCATCCTCAGTATCACATGCAACAGTCTCCTCTTATGTGTTGTCTTCATCTACGAGAATCTGAAAAGTATCACAAATATTTTCATCCTGAACCTGGTCTGCTCTGATTTGATCTTCACCATTACACTTCCATTCTGGGCTGTTGATCATCTTCACCACTGGGTCTTTAAAGGCTTTGTCTGCAAATTCGTGACTGCTGCATTCTTTGTTGGTCTGTACAGCAGTGTCATTCTGCTGACTGCCATGACAGTGGATCGTTTCATTACTGTGCAACTGCACAACTGGCCGATCAGCTATGCCAGAATGAAGAGGTGTGCAATCGGTGCCTGTATAGCTGCCTGGGTCATCAGCATCTCAGCGTCCCTGAGTGACGCAATGAAAGTAAAGGTTGAAAACTGGTATGGTAAAAACTATTGCTATTATGAATCTGAAGAAAAGCTTGGACGTTATCTCCAAGTGTCACTGCTATTCTTCCTCCCATTTGCCATCATTATTTTCTGCTATTCTGCCATCCTCAAGACAGTTTTACAAGGTTTAAACAGAAAGAAGTTCAGGACTGTGGCTGTGCTGTTGTGTATTGTTGCAGTCTTTTTCATTTGCTGGGGGCCATACCATATTGTGCTTTTAATCAAGTCTCTCAATACAAACAAAGATTGTAATGTACTGAAACGGTTAGAAGTTGCCTACCATATTTGTGAAATGCTTGCCTATTCTCACTGCTGTATGAACCCTCTGCTGTATATGCTCTCACAGAAGTTTCAAAAGCATCTGTTGAATCTTTTGCGCTGTGAAAAAGTGAAcaggaagaagagagagagaagcaccAGCCTGAACACTTCACAACATTTCACATTGCAGAGCTCTGCTGTTTAG